The genomic segment TCATGATCACCTTGAGCAACCGCTGCTCCATGATCTTGAAGGTCTCAGACTTGTCGGAACCGGGCGCTGCGTCGGTGTGATAGATGAAAAGCCGGGGCAGGTAGAACAAGCCAGCCATCCACGAGATGACGGCAATGATGTGCAAAGCCTTGATCCAGAGGTAGGCATCCGTAGGATCGACATGCAGTACCACGGCAACCAACCCGATAAAAACAGCAAGCGCTGCTGCAGCTCGGAAGCGCGCCTTACGGCCTGCTGTGGTTGAAGTCTGCTTTTCCCCGCTCATAGCGCATAGCCATGTGAACGGACGCGGGACACCAATCTGGCGACATTCTCCGGGTCGGCCTGTGGCGTGATCCCGTGCCCGAGATTAAAAATCAGCGGGCCGTTAGCAAGACAGTTCAGGATCGCATCGATCCCGTCTTCCAAAGCCCGGCCACCGGCCACCATCCGCATCGGGTCGAGGTTACCCTGTACCGGTCCATCCTTCTGGAGCTCACGGGCGAAAGACAGCGGCACGCTCCAATCGAGACCAATGGCGTCAGCACCGGTCTTCTGTCGGTAATCCTTCAAAAGGATACCGGCACCCTTCGCGAAGGCTATTATTTTTGCGCCAGGGCGACGTGCCCGAACGGATTCAATGATACGGGCCACGGGCTTCACCGCGAAATCCTCGAATTCTTTTTCGCCGAGAACACCGGCCCAGGAATCGAATATCTGAACGGCATCCGCGCCAGCATCGAGTTGCGCCACGAGATAATCGGCAGAAACTTCAGCGAGAAAAGCAAGAAGCGTTTCCATGGCGTGTGGGTGTTGATAGCCGAACAGACGGGCAGGGGCCTGATCCGGCGTTCCATGCCCCGCAATCATGTAGGTCGCAACCGTCCAGGGTGCACCGCAAAAACCCAGCAGCGTTGTTTCACTGGGCAATTCCTGCCTCAACCGCTTCACCGTTTCGAAAACAGGAGCCAGATGCGGGAGGATGTTGTCACCCCTCAAGGCCGCGATACCAGCGGGATCGATCGGATCCATCGCAGGGCCCTTGCCCTCGGTGAAGGAGACGTTGCGTTTCAGCGCGTCGGGTATCACTAGGATGTCGGAAAACAGGATCGCAGCGTCCAGACCGAAACGTCGGATCGGCTGCAACGTAACCTCTGTGGCAAGTTCAGGATTGTAACAGAGATCAAGGAAACTTCCTGCTGCCTTCCGCGTTTCCCGGTACTCCGGCAGATAACGTCCTGCCTGTCTCATAAGCCAGATCGGAGGAGGGCCCAACGTCTCCCCGTTCAAAACCTTGATAACACGACGCTCTGACATGGGCTCATCTTTTCTAAAAAATAAAATCTAAGAGATCTAAATGATTTTCTATTTCTTAGAGTCTGTGAGTAGCAAGGATTAAAATCTATCAGGCGGAAATGCCGCATCGGGCTGAAACACAGATTTCAGCTTTGATAAAATCCGAGGTTTTGGAAAACTTCGGTCATATCCCAATATCTCCTTAAAGATTCAGAGGCTTGAGATGCATTCGCATTCGCTCCGGCCTGTGGACAACGTGCTGATCGTTTTTAATGGAGTCTATTTCTCCACAGAATTCACAGGGACGTGTTTGCTTGCTACACCGGATCGCCGATTGTGGATAAAACGGCAGTTATGCAGGCCGTGACCCGGTGCCGAACCCGAGTGCGAGGTTTGTGCACCTTTATCAACAGGGAGCCGAAAACAACGTGGAGAACCAAAAAAGCTTCTTCCATCTTCATCTGATTTCTGACTCCACCGGTGAGACTCTGATGTCTGCGGGCAGGGCGGTGTCGGCACAATTTCATGCGGCGATGCCGCTTGAGCACGTCTATCCGATGATCCGAAACCAGAAGCAGCTTCAAAAGGTGATTGACAGCATCGATGAAGAGCCGGGAATCGTCCTCTATACGATCGTTGACGAGCAATTGGCAGAGTTCCTCGATCTGCGATGTCATGCCATGGGCGTTCCCTGCGTCAATGTTCTGGAACCTGTCATCGGCATCTTTCAAACCTATCTCGGCACGGCATCACGACGCCGCGTTGGTGCGCAGCACGCGTTGAACGCAGACTATTTTGCGCGGATCGAAGCGCTGAATTTCGCCATGGACCACGACGACGGGCAGATGCCGGAAAATTACGATGACGCTGACGTCGTCATCATAGGCATCAGCCGCACTTCAAAGACGCCGACGAGCATCTATCTCGCCAACAGGGGAATCAAGACAGCCAATATTCCAGTGGTTCCCGACGTGCTGTTACCGGATAGCCTCTATAGGGCCACGAAGCCGCTGATCGTTGGTCTGGTGGCAACTTCGGATCGGATATCGCAGGTCCGCGAAAATCGTGAACTGGGCGTCACCGGCGGTTTTGACCGCGGACAATATATTGACCGGGCAACGATCATG from the Agrobacterium vaccinii genome contains:
- a CDS encoding pyruvate, water dikinase regulatory protein, translating into MENQKSFFHLHLISDSTGETLMSAGRAVSAQFHAAMPLEHVYPMIRNQKQLQKVIDSIDEEPGIVLYTIVDEQLAEFLDLRCHAMGVPCVNVLEPVIGIFQTYLGTASRRRVGAQHALNADYFARIEALNFAMDHDDGQMPENYDDADVVIIGISRTSKTPTSIYLANRGIKTANIPVVPDVLLPDSLYRATKPLIVGLVATSDRISQVRENRELGVTGGFDRGQYIDRATIMEELKYARSLCARNNWPVIDVTRRSIEETAAAILALRQRTR
- the hemJ gene encoding protoporphyrinogen oxidase HemJ, whose protein sequence is MSGEKQTSTTAGRKARFRAAAALAVFIGLVAVVLHVDPTDAYLWIKALHIIAVISWMAGLFYLPRLFIYHTDAAPGSDKSETFKIMEQRLLKVIMNPAMMISWVLGLYLAWSVYGFSGGWLHAKIWLVTLMTVTHVYFSRSVRRFARDENTRTARHWRLMNEVPTLLMILIVILVVVKPFA
- the hemE gene encoding uroporphyrinogen decarboxylase, producing the protein MSERRVIKVLNGETLGPPPIWLMRQAGRYLPEYRETRKAAGSFLDLCYNPELATEVTLQPIRRFGLDAAILFSDILVIPDALKRNVSFTEGKGPAMDPIDPAGIAALRGDNILPHLAPVFETVKRLRQELPSETTLLGFCGAPWTVATYMIAGHGTPDQAPARLFGYQHPHAMETLLAFLAEVSADYLVAQLDAGADAVQIFDSWAGVLGEKEFEDFAVKPVARIIESVRARRPGAKIIAFAKGAGILLKDYRQKTGADAIGLDWSVPLSFARELQKDGPVQGNLDPMRMVAGGRALEDGIDAILNCLANGPLIFNLGHGITPQADPENVARLVSRVRSHGYAL